In Pseudomonas oryzihabitans, the DNA window AGGGATAGAGCGCGGCCACGCCGAGGGCGCCGAAAGATAGCCAGACGGTGGTGGCGTTGGTGCAGAGCACCAGGCCGAAGCTGATCAGCACCAGCACGGCAAAGAACAGCAGGGCCTCCTTGGGCGAGATGCGTCCGGTGGCCAGGGGGCGATTCTTGGTGCGGGCGACGTGGCCGTCGAAGTTGCGGTCGGCGAAGTCGTTGATCACGCAGCCGGCCGATCTCATCAGCACCACGCCGAGCACGAAGATCACCAGGTTCTTCAGGCTCGGCACGCCCTCGGCGGCGATCCACAGCGCCCAGAGGGTGGGCCAGAGCAACAGATAGATGCCGATGGGTCGGTCCAGCCGGGTGAGCTGGACGAAGTCGCGGATGCGCTCGCTACGAGGGCGCGTGGCGATGACCCGGGCACTGGGCTCGGGGCCGCGGGGCGCGGCAGGACGGCGATCGAGGGGGCGGGAAGCGTTCTTTTTCATCGGGCGGCTGCTTGGCAAAGGGCCCGGCGATTATAAGGGCCCTGTCGTGTCGCCGCTGCCGTCCTGACGGATCAGCGCCTGTTCGTGTTCGGCATGGGGCCAGAAGGCCGGCAGGAAGACTTCGCCCACCAGGATGGCCAGCAACCCGCGGCTGAACACCGAACGACGCGCCCAGCAGGCCGTGGACGCCGCGCCGTCGGGCAGCCAGGCCAG includes these proteins:
- the ubiA gene encoding 4-hydroxybenzoate octaprenyltransferase, which produces MKKNASRPLDRRPAAPRGPEPSARVIATRPRSERIRDFVQLTRLDRPIGIYLLLWPTLWALWIAAEGVPSLKNLVIFVLGVVLMRSAGCVINDFADRNFDGHVARTKNRPLATGRISPKEALLFFAVLVLISFGLVLCTNATTVWLSFGALGVAALYPFMKRYTYYPQAVLGAAFSWGMLMAFTAETGELPAAAWLLFVANVIWTVGYDTYYAMADREDDLKIGVKSTAILFGDADRVIIATLQGLTLLCLALAGGRFGLGLPFYLGLVVAAGCFAWEFHVTRDRDPLVCFKAFLHNHWAGLAILVGIIADYGLR